GTTCCACCAGTGGTTGCGGCGCTGACTGGCGGCCAGCCGGATCTTCCCGACCACCTGGAGGTAACGGTGCAGTGTTTGCTGGGTGCCAGCCCAGGCTGACAGCGGGATGGACGGCAGCATCTCGACCATGCGGACTCCCCGGATCGATTACCCGATGTAATCAGGTTGAGACAGTCGGGTCACCTTGGCAACCGGGCGACGTTCCGGGCGACCTTGCGAGCGACGTTCCGGGAGACCTTCCGCAGGACCTTTCGTGGGCCCCTGACCTGGGCGTTTATGGTTCCGTGCCGACTACATCCTGGTGCCGACGGCCATCAGGCCGAGCATGCCGAGGGCGACGATGATCACGGCGATGGTCATCGTCGTCGCCACCCGGACGGAGCGCTGCTCGGCGAGGTCGGCGCGGGCGGCGGCGGTCTCGTACTCGTACGGGCAGCGGGTGGAGTAGTGGTTGTCGTTCCGGCTGTTCGTGACCCGGCCCGGCAGCGGGGTGGACGGCACGACCACGCCGTTCGGGCCCTGCGAGCCGTGCACGGAGGACGGGCGGCTGCCCGCGGGGCGCTGGCCCGGCTCGCAGATCGTGTGCCAGCGTCGCAGGTCCGGCCGGATCGACGTGACGAACGAACGCGGCAGGTCGGACGAGTCGAGGTCGGCGAGGTCGGCTAGGTCGGCGAGTTCGGGGATGTCGGGCAGGCTCGTCGTACCGGGGAGCCTCGGCATCCCCGGCATGCCGGGTACCGAGACGCCGGGCGCGAAGTCGGCGATGCCCTGGCTGGCCGCTTCGGTCGCTTCGGCCGCGGCGGGTGCCGGCGCCGGCGCCGGTAGGGGAGTCGGTGCCGGTAGGGGGGTTGGTGCGGGTGCGGGAGTGGCTACGGGCGACGGAACGGGTGCGCGGCCTGGGGCTGCGGCCGGGGTGAGGCCTGGGAGCGGGGTCGGCCCGACGGGGGTCGCGGATCGGATACCGCGCAGGCCGGACCCACCGGAGCGGATGCGGCTGGCGCGCGGGCCGCGGCGCTCCGAGCTGATGATGTCCTCGCCCGGCCCGAGGCGTTCGAGCCCGAGGCGTTCGAGTCCCAGGCGTTCGAGTCCCAGGCGTTCGGGGGCGCGGTGCACCGGCCCGAGCCCGCTGGGACGTCCGCGTCGCGGCCCGCGCCGGAAGGCATCGGGGTCGATCACATCGCGGGGGCGGGGAATCCGCACAGTGCGGTCGATCGGTGCGTCGGACGAGATCGGGCTGGCCGGGTGGGCCGGGCCGGCGAGTCCGGTCGCGTCGGCGGAATCGGCTGGATCGGCCGGGCCGAACTGGTCCCGATGCGCCTGGAAGGGCATCGGCTGGAAGGGCACCGGCCGCGTGGCGGGGCCGATTGGTAGCTCGCCGGTTCCGCTTTCTCCGCCCATCGGTGACCGCTCCGTTCTGTAGGTGGCCCGGTACCCGCCGGCAGCTGCTTCACTGGCTGACGCACCTGGCCGGATGTCGACCGGTGCGCCGCCGGGAGCTCGCCGCCACCGTCGCCCGCCAACCCCCCGTTGGGGGTAGTGCGAACGTAGATGTTCACCTGTGATCGGGTAAGCCTTGTGCCAGGTGGGCATGGAAGAAGCGGATTCAGCCGTCAGAACGGCGCAACCTTTTTCATTTCGCCCAATTGCGTCCACACATCGCGGACGGCCTATCGCGCGAGCATTAGTTCGCCCTTTGTGACAGTGCTCACCAAAATTCTTTTCAGGTGGCGGCGGCGATGTCGGAGTCGCCGGGGCCGGCGGGGGCGCTGCCGCCGGTTGCCGCGCGTCGCCGCCCAGATCGGGAGGACCGCCGGGATCGGTATGCTCTGCGGGCCATGCCCGAAGGACACACTGTGCGCAGACTGGCCGACACCCACCAGCGGATGTTCGGCGGGCGGCCGGTGCGCGTCGAGAGCCCGCAGGGCCGCTTCGCCGGTGGGGCGGGCCTGCTCGACGGCCGGGTGCTGGCGCAGGCCGAGGCGTACGGCAAGCATCTGCTGCTCCGCTTCGACGACGAGCGCGTCCTGCACGTCCACCTCGGGATCTACGGCAAGTACCAGCTGGGCCCGGCTCCGGCACCGGAGCCGACGGGTGCCGTCCGGCTGCGGCTGACGTCCGACACCGGTTACGCGGACCTGCGCGGGCCGAACGCCTGTGAGCTGCTGGAGCCCGGCGAGGTGAAGGCGCTGCTCGACCGGCTGGGGCCGGACCCGCTGCGCCCGGGCGCAGACCCGGAGCCGGCGTGGCGGCGCATCGGCCGCAGCCGCACATCGGTCGCCCAGCTGCTGATGGACCAGGCGGTGGTCGCCGGGCCCGGCAACATCTACCGGGCCGAGGTGCTGTTCCGGGCAGGCGTCGACCCGTACCTGCCCGGCCGCGACCTCACCCGGGCGCAGTGGGAGCTGATCTGGTCCGATCTCGTCGAGCTGATGGCGGACGGGGTGCGGGCCGGGCGGATCGACACCGTGCGCCCGGAGCACACCCCGGAGGCGATGGGACGTCCGCCGCGGGTCGACGAACATGGCGGCGAGGTGTACGTGTATCGCCGGGCCGGGCAGCTGTGCCTGGTCTGCGAGGCGGAGGTGCGGACGGCCCGGCTGGCGGCGCGCAATCTGTTCTGGTGCCCCCGGTGCCAGCCCCGGCGGGACGGGTCAGGTCCGCGGCGCCCGTAGGAACGGCGCGGCGCGTAGGAACGCGGCGCGTAGGAAGAGGGTCAGGGGCGTAGCGCGCGTAGGAACAGCCGTACCAGCTCCCGGGTGTGGCGTTCCTGTTCCTCGGGTGGGCGCACGATGCCGAACGAGGCGAGCCGGGCGGGAGCGCCGGAGACCATGCCGAGGAAGTGCTCGGCGAGGGCGTCCGGATCGTCGGCGGCGATCGTGCCGGTGGCGTGGTGCCGGCGCAGCAGGTCGGCGACGAGCTGCTGGCGGGGCCAGACCGCCACGGTCTGGCTGCGGCGGGCCAGCTCGGGGAACCGGGAGACGTGGCTGATGGCGATCCGGCTGAATTTGATCATGGTCGGGTCGACGGCGCGCCGGACCGCCGCGTCGGCGATCGCGGTCAGGGCGCCCTCCAGATCGTCGAGGTCGGGCGGCGGCGGCTCGGGCACGGGCCAGTCCCGGCGCATGATCGCCCATTCGAACACCGCGCTGAAGACGGCCTCCTTGCTGGGGTACCGGGCGTAGAGGGAGGCCTTGGTGGTGCCGGCGGCGCGGGCGATCGCGTCCATGGACGTGCCCTCGTAGCCGAGGTCCAGGAACAGCCGCAGGGCATGTTCGCGGACGACCTCGTTGAGCCGTTCGGTCTCCTCCCGGCTGGGTCGACCTCCCCGGCGAGGCCGTGCCTGCGGAGGGGGCGACGACATCACGCCCTGCAGTGTGGCAGACGGTGCCCGGGGCGCCGAGACCTCGCGTCCAGCGCATATCACCTGACGGGATCTAAAAATCGCTCTATGTGATATCCGGGTTGATGTTTAGGGCTGGTTGACGTTTTGGTTCACCCTCAGTGGGTGAACCAGATACTACGGGTATCCGTCCCGTCGCAGGTGAACGTTCGTTTTGAATCGGGCGGGGGAGGCAATGAGACGTTTTGTCGCCGAAGGGCTCGGCACCTTCGCATTGGTGCTGGCCGGCGTCGGCACGGCTGTGCTTGGTGGTATGGGTGTGGGAGTTCTCGAGATCTCGCTGGCGTTCGGGCTGGCACTCGTGGCGCTGATCTACACGATCGGGCCGATCTCCGGGTGCCATGTCAATCCGGCGGTCACGGTGGGCCTGCTCGCCGCCCGCCGCATCGGGCCCCGGGTCGCGGCCGGCTACATCGTCGCGCAGTGCATCGGCGCGATCATCGCCGCCGGGGTCGTGTGGTTCATAGCCGATACCAACGCCGTCGGCTATTCCGCGTCCGCGCAGGGGCTGGGTGCCAACGGCTTCGGGGCGCACTCACCAGGCGGGTTCGGCTGGGCCGGAGCGTTCGTCATCGAGATCCTGGTGACCGGGCTGCTGGTGCTGGCGGTGCTCGTCGCCACCGACCTGTGGGCGCCGCTCGGCGTCGCCGGGCTGGCCATCGGCGTCACGCTGGCCGCCGCCAACCTGATCGCGATTCCGGTCGACGGCGCGTCAGTCAACCCGGCCCGCAGCCTCGGGCCGGCGGTGTTCGTCGGCGGCTGGGCGCTGAGCCAGCTCTGGTTGTTCATCGTCGCTCCGGTGATCGGAGCGTTGCTGGCTGTGGCCGTGCACTCCGTGCTGCGGCCCCCGTGGCAGGTGCGTCCGAAGCTCGCCACCCCGTTGCCCGACGAGTCGCTGCACGAGATCGCGCGGGAGACGGCGCGTCTCATCGGCAACGGCCACGGCGAGGGAGACGGCCATAGCCATGGCGATGGCGTGCGTGTCGGTGCGAGTGTCAGCAGCGACAGTGACGGTACGCGCGCCAGTGGCGACGGTGCCCGGACCCGAGCGGGAGCGGGAGCGGGCGACTTTGACGGGGCGCCACTGAGCTCCACCGGGCGTCTGGGCTCCACCGGGCGTTCCGAGGTCGATCGCGGACCGCGTTGATGACGAAGGGCCGGGCCGGGAAGGCCCGGCCCTTCCCTGCGCGGCGACTGCCAAGGGCGTTCGTTCCGGAACGTGTAGCAGAATCCCGAGCGGCGCTGCCGGCGCTGAAGCTGCTGCCGAGCAAGACCTGAGGATTCTGGCCGTTGGGACGACGAAGATCCCTTGATCTTCGGGCTGTGGCTTCCTGACTGCGGCTGCTGTCGGGCAAGATCTGAGGATCGTGGTCGCCAGAACGACCAGAATCCTCAGATCTTCGGCTGGCTCGGTGGTGCCCGGTCTCGTTCAGGCCCGGGTGCGGGCTACGGCTCGCCCTCTGGCTACGGCTCGCCCTCTGGCTCGCGCTCGCGCTCCGGCTCGGCGGCGGTCGGCAGCGAGAGCACCATGGTCAGGCCGCCGCCGGGTGTCTCGTCCGGGGTCAGGGTGCCGCCCATGGCCTCGGTGAGCCCGCGCGACAGTGCCAGGCCCAGCCACCGCCGGCCCCCCGGGGGCCGGCGGCGGCGCGGGCCGGCTAGCCCGTGGTTCCGTTGGCGCAGACCCGCTGGCTGTCGAGCTGGAAGGCGGTGCCGTCCGGGCTGACCCGGACGAACGCGTTGCACTGCAGCGGCTGGTTCGCGATGTTGGCGAGGTTCACCGGTTCGACCAGGCCGCCGCCGTCGTAGTCGGCCACCTTGCGCAGCCCGTCGATGAAGCCCTCGCGGGTCGGGCAGTCGCCGGCGGCCTGCAGCCCGCGGATGAACAGGTCGGCATAGAGATAGCCGTACATCGCGAACTGCTGTTCGGGATCCACCACCGCCGGAGAGAAACGCGCCATCGCCGCCCGGTACTGCTCGATGGGAGCACCACCGGCCTCGAAGGGGCGGAAGTTCACCGCCATCGCGACATTGGCCAGGGCAGGGCCGTAGGCGCGCAGCACGCTGTGGTCGTAGCCCGTGAGTGAGACGACGCTGACGAGCGGAACATTTCTGGCCTGGGCCGCCTGCATTATCTCGGCGAGATCCCTGGGGTCGGTGAACGCAACTATGGAATCGGCCCCGGAGCTTTCCAGTAGCTGAGCGACCCGGACCGGGCTGTCAACGCCTGATGTATAGGAGATGATATCGGGGTTGGTGGAGAGACCGGCACCCTGGAACGAGGCCTGATATTTCGCGATTATCTGTCGGGTGAAATCCTCCGACCCGGACATCAGAAAGGCCACCCTGTCGCCCTGGTGGCCCTGGATGTAGCGGGCGGTAATCTCCGGTGAGACGTCGTATATGAAGGAGAAGAGGTTGCTGTAGCTTCCCCAGCCCGACTGGACGAGCCCCGTGACGGGAATCTGTTGCTTCGCCAGGCCGTCCAGTGCGCTGGCAAGGGAGCTGGACGTCGAGATGAGGCCGAAGACATTCTCCTTCTGCACCAGCTCGGTCGCACCCCGCCGGGCGCCTTCGTCGGAGGATTCGTCATCCCGCCAGGTGTAGACGATGCGCCGGCCGTTGACGCCGCCCTGCTCGTTGATCAGGCCGAGCCTGGCGTCGATCCCGGCGCGTGCCGAGGCCAGCGAGCTGCTGCCGGTGCCCGAGTCCGTGTAGACGAGCCCGATCCGCACCTGGTCCGCCGTGACCCCGGGCGCGGCGCAGGCCGCGCTGGCCCCGTGCTGGCTGCCCTCCGAGCCCGCTCCCGAGCCCGAGCATCCGGCGATGACGGCGGTCAACGCGGCGACAATTCCCACCGCGGGATGCCTTGTCAGTCGGCCTAAGTACATCAATTTCCCCCAGTAGGCAGATGGCGATGGCGACGGGAAGGCCGGCTGCGGAGGCAAGGGCATGGCAGAGCGGGCCAGGCAGTGCTTGGGCGCGGGTCGGTGACGCCATCGAAACGTTCATTAATGGTGAATGGTCGGCCGATGGTAGCAGGTCGCCTCTGCCAGCTCCCAGGCTCGTTTGCCCTCGGTCGGGTTCGCCTCCGGATGGGCGTGGTTCCGCGCGGGCGTCGGAACCGGTTACCCGCCCCGGTCGGGGAAGTTGATCCGGGGACCGTCCTGGATCGAACCCGTATAAGCGATCTTCTGCCTGGTGTGAGGCGCCACGGTGGTACCGGGCTGGTAGGAGATGGGTGAGTATCCGGAAACTCTCTGGTGTTACCGGTTGAAATCTTTCCCTGGGGCGGGGAAATGTATCGGATTCTGATCGAGGTCATTGCGTGGTCGCCGGCAGGAGAAATAGGTGGCCCTGGTGAGGCTGGGTCCGACAGAACTCGGGCGGGTGGCATCGAAAATCACGGAAGGTGGTGAGGGCCGGCCGGGCGGGGATCATCCTGGCTGGCGCGAACCCCGGTGCGCGCGGCTGGTGGCGGGCGGGAACCGCGACGAGGGCCTGCTGGCCACCGCCCGGCGGAACGACTCCCGGTATGTGGAGGAAATGCGTCCGGTACTTGTGGTGTTGGGAGCGGCGGGCCGGCCGACCAACCGGCCGGCCGGCCGGTATTCGACAGGCTGCCGGCCGGGAGGAGGTTTCCGGCGGATCCGGCTGATACCCGAGCGTGCGCGCGACCGCGGCATCGTCACCGTCGGACGCGAAACGGCGGTGCGTTCTTCGCTCGGGGGAATTTCACTTCCAGATTCACGGTGGAGATAGATACAGCACAGAGAATATCGATCTCTCAGAAGAGAACCATCCTCGACACGAAGAGTTGACGATGTTCGGTCTCCGGGAGCGTGCGGAAAAAGCCCCGATCTTCGGGCCGCCGCTGCTGCCGCTGCTGCCGAGTAGGACCTGAGGATCCTGGCCGCCGGAACGACCGAAATCGTCGGATCTTTGCGCTGCGGCTTCGGGCGGCCGCCGCTGGCGGATCCGGGCCACCGAGCTCTTCGGCCTGGCTGCCCGGATTCACCCGTCGGCGGGACGGAACCGGGGTGTTTGGTTACAACCCGTCCGATCTTTCGGATCTTTCCGATGTGTCTAATTTGTCCGATCTGTTCAGCAGGGCGCGGGCACGCCTGAGCCCTACTGGTCGACCGGGTCGGTGTCGCATATGTCCAAGGTCGTGAATGATGTCCGGTGTGGCGGTGAAGACGGTTCGTGTCGGGTCCGTGCCGTTGAGCGTGGCGGCCCCCGCCGCCGGCGTGACGCCGCATGGTGGGGTCATCGTGGTGGGGGACGCCCGGGGCGTCACCGGCTATGTGCTCTCGGTCTGCGAGCAGCTCCGTGACCTGGGCTGGCTCGCGCTCGCTCCGCACATCTATCACCGCGACGGTGTCACGGAGGTGCCGCTGGCCGAGGGCGCGGCGCGGATGCGCACGCTGACGGCGCGCGGTCTCGACGAGGACATCGAGGCCGGCCTGACCTGGTCGGCCGAGGCCGGGATCGCGCGGGCGGCGACAGCGGTCATCGGGTTCTGCATGGGCGGCACGGCCGCCTTCCTGGCTGCGGCGCGGCACCGCCTCGCGGCCGCGGTGTCGTTTTACGGCGGAGCTGTCAGCGAGCCCTACTGGGCCGACGCGCCGCCGCTGCTTGCGGTCGCGGGCGAGCTGCGCACCCCCTGGCTCGGCCTGTACGGGGAGAACGACACCTGGGTCACCCTCGGCGAGATCGGTTCCCTGCGGGCGGCGACGCGGAAGGCTCACGTCCCCACCGAGCTGGTGAGCTATCCGGGCGCGCAGCACGCGTTCCACACCCCGGAGCGCCCGGCGACCCACGACCCGGCCGCGGCGCGTGATGCCTGGGAGCGGATGCTCCGCTGGCTGCACACCCATTCCGGGGCGGAGTCGGACTCCGCCCCGGCGGCGTCGGAGGCCACCGGCTGATCCGGTGGCCGCCCGGCCCACGCAGGACCGTGCGGGCCAGACAGACCGTGCGGGCCAGGCCGTGCGGGCCAGACAGACCGTGCGGGCCAGGCCGCGCGGGCTAGGAGGGCAGGGACGGCGGGGTGTCGTCGGGGAACTCGAGCGCCACCAGGTCGTCGTAGGTCTCGCGCCGCCGCACCAGTTTCACGTCCGCGCCCTGGATGAGGACCTCGGCCGGCCGGAGCTGGCTGTTGTAGTTGCTCGTCATCGTCATTCCGTAGGCGCCGGCCGTGAAGATCGCGACGAGATCGCCGGCGACCATTGCCGGCAGCGCCCGGCCTTTCGCCAGATAATCGCTCGACTCGCAGATCGGGCCGACCACGTCATACGCGACGAGATCGTCGACTGATTCCTGGTCGCGAGAGCTGGGAATCGCCCCGTTTACCGGGCTGACCGGCCACATGAAGTGATAGCTGTCATACATTGCGGCCCGGGCGATGTGCGTCATACCCGCGTCGATCACGACGAGTTCCCGTTCGCCGGCCTGCTTGCGGTAACGCACGGCGGCGAGCAGGACGCCCGCGTTGGCCGCGATGGTGCGGCCCGGCTCGAAGATGATCTGGCCGCCGCGGTGGACGAAGCCCTCCAGCCGGGGGCAGATGGCGTCGGCGAACTCATCCCAGCCCGGAGCGCTGCCCTCGGTGTACTCGGCGGGGAAGCCGCCACCGAGGTTGATCGTGGTGACCGGGTTCCCGGCGGCCTCGATGTCGGCGACCAGGGCGAGCACCCGCTCGATCGCCATCGCGTAGACCTGCGGGTCGAAGATGGGGCTGCCGATGTGGACATGGATGCCCTCGGGCCGCAGGAAACCGTCGCCGGCCGCGCGGCTGAACAGGGCCGCGGCCCGCTCGATGTCCACCCCGAACTTGACGCCCCGGACCGCGGTGGTCGTCCGGGCCGGTGTGCGCAGGTCAGGGGCGATGTCGGGGTTGACCCGGATGGCCAGGCGGGGACGTCCGCCCTCCTCCCGCGCGATGCGGGCCAGGAGCGCGACCTCCTCCTCGGACTCCACGTTGATGCAGCGGATGTCACGCCGCACCGCCTCGCGCAGCTCGTCGGCCGACTTGCCCACGCCGGCCAGGACGATGCGCTCAGGGTCGACGCCGGCGAGCAGGGCCCGGTGCAGCTCGCCGCCGCTGACCGTGTCAATCCCGGCGCCCTGGTCGCCGAGGAGGCGGAGCAGGTGCACATTGCTCAGCGCCTTGGCGGAGAAACAGATGAGGGGATCGATCGACTCGAAGGCCTTGGCGAACCGGACGTAGTGGTCGACGAGCGTCGAGGCCGAGTAGACATACGTAGGAGTACCGAATTTCTCGGCAACCTCACGCAACGGCGTCTGTTCGCACCACAAGGTGCCGTCGCGAAAAGAAAATTCGTCCATCTCATCCTCACCGTGATGGCCGGTGCCGGCCTACCCGGAACTATCACCGGGCTCGGTGGCAAAGGCTGACTAGAGGCTACGGCAAGGATCGTTGGTGCCCCGTGCACGGATGACCGTTCTGTGCGGCGGAGATCGGTCGTGGCGGATGACGCCGACGGGGAGCTGTCGTCTCGCGGCGACCTGAGGCGGTCGACCTGTGGCCGGCGGTGACCGTCACTTCGCGTGATCGGTGGCTGCGCGGCTGGACGTGCGGGTGATGGCGCCGTCGGCCACCGGCTGGCTGATCTCCCCGACGTCCCGAGGTTGTCGACGTGGCCAACAGCGCGAGGCGGCGCAGTGAACGGCGACCCTCCACCCACCACCATCCCGTCGAATCGGGTGACTCAGTTGAGAAGTGTGGCCATACTCTCGAACGTCGCAGGTGGAGGGGCATGCACGGGCTCGCCCGAGCCGGCGCATGCCCGGCGGGGACGACGGGGTCACGTTCGCGTTGACATCGCTCGCGACTTCTGCCGTTCGCGACGACTGACGTTCGCGGTTACCGAAGGGGAACACAGTGCTGGGTGCTGGTCGGTGGGGTGGGGACTCGGGATCAACCCGCGGGCGCCGGCAGGCGACGGCGGTGTTGCTCGCGGCGCTGGTCGCCGGTGCCGGTG
This region of Parafrankia irregularis genomic DNA includes:
- a CDS encoding Fpg/Nei family DNA glycosylase codes for the protein MPEGHTVRRLADTHQRMFGGRPVRVESPQGRFAGGAGLLDGRVLAQAEAYGKHLLLRFDDERVLHVHLGIYGKYQLGPAPAPEPTGAVRLRLTSDTGYADLRGPNACELLEPGEVKALLDRLGPDPLRPGADPEPAWRRIGRSRTSVAQLLMDQAVVAGPGNIYRAEVLFRAGVDPYLPGRDLTRAQWELIWSDLVELMADGVRAGRIDTVRPEHTPEAMGRPPRVDEHGGEVYVYRRAGQLCLVCEAEVRTARLAARNLFWCPRCQPRRDGSGPRRP
- a CDS encoding TetR/AcrR family transcriptional regulator, with translation MSSPPPQARPRRGGRPSREETERLNEVVREHALRLFLDLGYEGTSMDAIARAAGTTKASLYARYPSKEAVFSAVFEWAIMRRDWPVPEPPPPDLDDLEGALTAIADAAVRRAVDPTMIKFSRIAISHVSRFPELARRSQTVAVWPRQQLVADLLRRHHATGTIAADDPDALAEHFLGMVSGAPARLASFGIVRPPEEQERHTRELVRLFLRALRP
- a CDS encoding aquaporin, producing the protein MRRFVAEGLGTFALVLAGVGTAVLGGMGVGVLEISLAFGLALVALIYTIGPISGCHVNPAVTVGLLAARRIGPRVAAGYIVAQCIGAIIAAGVVWFIADTNAVGYSASAQGLGANGFGAHSPGGFGWAGAFVIEILVTGLLVLAVLVATDLWAPLGVAGLAIGVTLAAANLIAIPVDGASVNPARSLGPAVFVGGWALSQLWLFIVAPVIGALLAVAVHSVLRPPWQVRPKLATPLPDESLHEIARETARLIGNGHGEGDGHSHGDGVRVGASVSSDSDGTRASGDGARTRAGAGAGDFDGAPLSSTGRLGSTGRSEVDRGPR
- a CDS encoding ABC transporter substrate-binding protein — translated: MGIVAALTAVIAGCSGSGAGSEGSQHGASAACAAPGVTADQVRIGLVYTDSGTGSSSLASARAGIDARLGLINEQGGVNGRRIVYTWRDDESSDEGARRGATELVQKENVFGLISTSSSLASALDGLAKQQIPVTGLVQSGWGSYSNLFSFIYDVSPEITARYIQGHQGDRVAFLMSGSEDFTRQIIAKYQASFQGAGLSTNPDIISYTSGVDSPVRVAQLLESSGADSIVAFTDPRDLAEIMQAAQARNVPLVSVVSLTGYDHSVLRAYGPALANVAMAVNFRPFEAGGAPIEQYRAAMARFSPAVVDPEQQFAMYGYLYADLFIRGLQAAGDCPTREGFIDGLRKVADYDGGGLVEPVNLANIANQPLQCNAFVRVSPDGTAFQLDSQRVCANGTTG
- a CDS encoding dienelactone hydrolase family protein → MMSGVAVKTVRVGSVPLSVAAPAAGVTPHGGVIVVGDARGVTGYVLSVCEQLRDLGWLALAPHIYHRDGVTEVPLAEGAARMRTLTARGLDEDIEAGLTWSAEAGIARAATAVIGFCMGGTAAFLAAARHRLAAAVSFYGGAVSEPYWADAPPLLAVAGELRTPWLGLYGENDTWVTLGEIGSLRAATRKAHVPTELVSYPGAQHAFHTPERPATHDPAAARDAWERMLRWLHTHSGAESDSAPAASEATG
- the lysA gene encoding diaminopimelate decarboxylase, producing the protein MDEFSFRDGTLWCEQTPLREVAEKFGTPTYVYSASTLVDHYVRFAKAFESIDPLICFSAKALSNVHLLRLLGDQGAGIDTVSGGELHRALLAGVDPERIVLAGVGKSADELREAVRRDIRCINVESEEEVALLARIAREEGGRPRLAIRVNPDIAPDLRTPARTTTAVRGVKFGVDIERAAALFSRAAGDGFLRPEGIHVHIGSPIFDPQVYAMAIERVLALVADIEAAGNPVTTINLGGGFPAEYTEGSAPGWDEFADAICPRLEGFVHRGGQIIFEPGRTIAANAGVLLAAVRYRKQAGERELVVIDAGMTHIARAAMYDSYHFMWPVSPVNGAIPSSRDQESVDDLVAYDVVGPICESSDYLAKGRALPAMVAGDLVAIFTAGAYGMTMTSNYNSQLRPAEVLIQGADVKLVRRRETYDDLVALEFPDDTPPSLPS